The following proteins are co-located in the Gemmatimonadota bacterium genome:
- a CDS encoding CoA-acylating methylmalonate-semialdehyde dehydrogenase produces MVPSVAASSPPTADRLACVQAFRGSIPSYVAGEWVLPDSPRSLEITNPATAERLGVLPLAAAADVDRAAAAARAAFPAWRETPPVERARCLFRLKFLLEQHADELARIVTEENGKTLSEARGSVRRGIENLEHACGIPSLMMGQTLEDIARGVDCETIRQPLGVFAAITPFNFPAMVPLWFWPYAVATGNTIIVKPSEQVPLSQTRIFELAHEAGFPAGVLNLLHGDREAVDALLAHRDIVGISFVGSSAVARHIYRTAADHGKRVQALGGAKNHIVVLPDAPVDAAVEGVVSSVYGCAGQRCLAGSVLVAVDRAHEALRERVAAAARSLRLGYGLDADTDMGPVVSARHRQRVERFIEEGVKEGAKLVVDGRGARVDTYPRGQWVGPTLFEQVQPAMTIGREEIFGPVLSVTRAANLDEAIELVHKSGYANATSIFTSSGRAAREFRYRVGVSMIGVNIGVAAPMAFFPFGGTKGSFFGDLKAHGHDAIEFYTDKKVVISRW; encoded by the coding sequence ATGGTGCCCAGCGTAGCTGCCAGCAGCCCGCCCACTGCCGACCGGCTGGCCTGCGTCCAGGCTTTCCGCGGCAGCATTCCCAGCTATGTGGCCGGGGAATGGGTGCTGCCGGATTCCCCCCGCTCGCTCGAGATTACCAACCCGGCCACTGCCGAGCGCCTGGGTGTCCTGCCCCTCGCCGCTGCCGCCGATGTGGATCGTGCGGCTGCTGCTGCGCGCGCTGCCTTCCCGGCCTGGCGCGAAACGCCGCCCGTCGAGCGCGCCCGCTGCCTCTTCCGCCTCAAGTTCCTGCTCGAGCAGCACGCCGACGAGCTGGCGCGTATTGTCACCGAGGAGAACGGCAAGACGTTGTCCGAGGCGCGGGGCAGCGTGCGCCGCGGGATCGAGAACCTCGAGCACGCCTGCGGCATCCCCAGCCTGATGATGGGGCAGACGCTGGAAGACATTGCGCGCGGCGTCGACTGCGAGACGATCCGCCAGCCCCTGGGCGTGTTCGCCGCCATCACGCCGTTCAATTTCCCCGCCATGGTGCCGCTCTGGTTCTGGCCCTACGCGGTCGCGACCGGCAACACCATCATCGTCAAGCCCAGCGAGCAGGTGCCGCTTTCCCAGACGCGGATCTTCGAGCTGGCCCACGAGGCCGGCTTCCCCGCCGGCGTGCTGAACCTGCTGCACGGCGACCGGGAAGCGGTTGACGCCCTGCTCGCCCACCGGGACATCGTCGGCATCTCCTTTGTGGGCTCGAGCGCGGTCGCCCGCCACATCTATCGCACGGCCGCCGACCACGGCAAGCGCGTGCAGGCGCTGGGCGGCGCCAAGAACCACATTGTCGTGCTGCCCGACGCGCCCGTGGACGCGGCAGTCGAGGGCGTGGTCAGCTCGGTCTACGGCTGCGCTGGCCAGCGCTGCCTCGCGGGCAGCGTCCTGGTTGCGGTGGACCGCGCCCATGAAGCCCTGCGCGAGCGCGTCGCTGCCGCCGCGCGCTCGCTCCGCCTGGGTTACGGCCTCGACGCCGACACGGACATGGGCCCGGTCGTCTCCGCGCGCCACAGGCAGCGGGTCGAGCGATTCATTGAGGAGGGGGTCAAGGAAGGGGCCAAGCTGGTAGTGGACGGCCGTGGCGCGCGCGTCGACACCTACCCGCGCGGCCAATGGGTCGGCCCCACGCTGTTCGAGCAGGTGCAGCCGGCCATGACCATCGGCCGGGAAGAGATCTTCGGCCCGGTGCTCTCGGTCACGCGCGCGGCCAACCTGGACGAGGCCATCGAGCTGGTGCACAAGAGCGGCTACGCCAATGCCACGTCCATATTCACCAGCAGCGGGCGGGCAGCCCGCGAGTTCCGCTACCGCGTGGGCGTGAGCATGATCGGCGTGAACATCGGCGTCGCCGCGCCCATGGCGTTCTTCCCGTTCGGCGGGACGAAGGGCTCGTTTTTTGGCGATCTCAAGGCCCACGGCCACGATGCCATCGAGTTCTATACGGACAAGAAGGTGGTGATCTCCAGGTGGTAG
- a CDS encoding biopolymer transporter ExbD produces MEYEPTSGEHDITESNSMGDINVTPMVDVMLVLLIIFMVVTPAIVAGFQAQMPQGVNLKERPEKEDRVVLGIDAFGKYYLNKRPIQRERAAMLIEREFAARPQDKVLFVKADRSLKYQEILDAMDLARDAGARVIAAVTETRPSEDKKGKKKD; encoded by the coding sequence ATGGAGTACGAGCCCACGAGCGGCGAGCACGACATCACGGAATCCAATTCCATGGGAGACATCAACGTCACCCCCATGGTGGATGTGATGCTGGTGCTGCTCATCATCTTCATGGTAGTTACACCGGCGATTGTGGCGGGCTTCCAGGCGCAGATGCCGCAGGGTGTGAACCTGAAGGAGCGGCCGGAGAAGGAGGATCGGGTAGTGCTGGGCATTGATGCCTTCGGCAAATACTACCTGAACAAGCGGCCCATCCAGCGGGAACGGGCGGCCATGCTCATCGAGAGGGAGTTTGCTGCGCGGCCCCAGGACAAGGTGCTCTTCGTGAAGGCCGACCGCAGCCTCAAGTACCAGGAGATCCTGGACGCCATGGACCTGGCGCGCGATGCCGGGGCCCGCGTGATCGCGGCCGTGACGGAGACCCGGCCAAGCGAAGACAAGAAGGGCAAGAAGAAGGACTAG
- the preA gene encoding NAD-dependent dihydropyrimidine dehydrogenase subunit PreA, whose amino-acid sequence MADLSVDLAGIDTPNPFWLASGPPTNTYGQVARAFDLGWGGAVWKTVGEPIINTYSRYGGVNLGTQRMMGFNNIELISDRPIADNLREIALLKKRYPRHAVIVSLMVESRREVWQDVVRRTEDTGCDGIELNFGCPHGMSERGMGSAVGQVPDYACQIVEWVKEVATRPVIVKLTPNVTDVTYIARAARSGGADALSLINTINSIMAVDLDTFFPHPHVAGKGSHGGYCGPAVKPIALNMVSAVAADPRVRLPVSGIGGIQSWRDAAEFIALGATTVQVCTAVMHYGFRLVEDLIDGLSNWMDEKGYARLEDWRGRALPGITSWENLDLNYRTIAVIDQAKCIHCGLCYVACEDGAHQAIALLRDPERTALGADAPSDRVNGGAWRWHVQVIEQACVGCNLCSLVCPVAGCITMQEVPTGQPPVSWKEYAAGTGRLAVRPEHYVPVA is encoded by the coding sequence ATGGCAGACCTGTCCGTTGATCTGGCAGGGATCGACACACCCAATCCCTTCTGGCTGGCTTCCGGCCCGCCCACCAACACGTACGGCCAGGTGGCGCGCGCGTTCGACCTCGGTTGGGGCGGGGCGGTGTGGAAGACCGTGGGTGAGCCGATCATCAACACCTACTCCCGCTACGGCGGTGTGAATCTCGGCACTCAGCGAATGATGGGCTTCAACAACATCGAACTGATCAGCGACCGCCCGATCGCCGACAACCTGCGCGAGATCGCGCTGCTGAAGAAGCGGTATCCGCGGCACGCCGTAATCGTCTCGCTCATGGTCGAGAGCCGGCGCGAGGTGTGGCAGGACGTCGTGCGCCGTACCGAAGACACGGGGTGCGACGGCATCGAGCTAAACTTCGGCTGCCCCCACGGCATGAGCGAGCGGGGCATGGGCAGCGCGGTCGGCCAGGTCCCGGATTATGCCTGCCAGATCGTGGAATGGGTCAAGGAAGTTGCCACCCGGCCGGTGATCGTGAAGCTCACGCCGAACGTCACGGACGTGACCTACATCGCGCGCGCGGCGCGCAGCGGCGGCGCGGACGCGCTCTCGCTGATCAACACCATCAACTCGATCATGGCCGTGGACCTCGACACCTTCTTCCCCCACCCGCACGTTGCCGGCAAGGGCAGCCATGGCGGATACTGCGGCCCTGCGGTCAAGCCGATTGCCCTGAACATGGTTTCCGCGGTAGCGGCCGATCCGAGGGTGCGGCTGCCCGTCTCAGGAATCGGCGGGATCCAGAGCTGGCGCGACGCTGCCGAGTTCATCGCGCTGGGTGCCACGACCGTCCAGGTCTGCACCGCCGTGATGCACTACGGCTTCCGGCTCGTCGAGGACCTGATCGACGGGCTCTCCAACTGGATGGACGAAAAGGGATACGCCCGCCTCGAGGATTGGCGCGGCCGCGCGCTGCCCGGCATCACGAGCTGGGAGAACCTGGACCTCAACTACCGCACCATCGCGGTCATCGACCAGGCCAAGTGCATCCACTGCGGGCTGTGCTATGTGGCCTGCGAGGATGGCGCGCACCAGGCTATTGCACTTTTGCGCGACCCGGAGCGAACAGCACTGGGGGCGGACGCGCCCTCCGATCGCGTGAACGGCGGCGCCTGGCGCTGGCACGTCCAGGTCATCGAGCAGGCCTGCGTGGGCTGCAACCTCTGCTCGCTGGTCTGCCCCGTGGCGGGGTGCATCACCATGCAGGAAGTGCCGACCGGCCAGCCGCCCGTCAGTTGGAAGGAGTACGCGGCCGGGACCGGCCGGCTCGCGGTGCGGCCCGAGCACTACGTGCCCGTGGCTTAG
- a CDS encoding NAD(P)-dependent oxidoreductase: protein MGEFAALLTDAQFDANFAEIAPPLTADEAEAEAHRCLYCYDAPCTQACPTHIDVPAFIKKIASGNLRGAAVEILDANPMGHSCARACPVEVLCEGACVMNDLQRRPIEIARLQRHATDYALERGLRLFHAGPATGRRVAIVGAGPAGLSCAQDLRRRGHDVIIFEARELPGGLNTYGIAEYKMRPPTALAEVQMVLELGAELRTGVVAGRDVSFPELLAEYDAVFIGIGLGDTRRLRLPGGELEGVWDALSFIRALKLRPRHEVRVGRRVLVIGAGNTAIDAATQARRLGADRVQILYRRGEAEMSAFHYEYELAKADGCEFRWNTQPVRMLGNSSVEAVECLRLERGAPVPGSEHRIDTDMVIEAIGQEPHESVFARIPGVLFRDGRVVADPATGQTSNPKVFTGGDCRNGGMEIVNAAAEGRRAAAAIDRMLSG, encoded by the coding sequence ATGGGTGAGTTCGCTGCGCTGCTGACGGACGCGCAGTTCGACGCCAATTTTGCCGAAATCGCCCCGCCACTCACGGCGGACGAGGCCGAGGCAGAAGCGCACCGCTGCCTTTACTGCTACGACGCGCCCTGCACGCAGGCGTGTCCCACCCACATTGATGTCCCCGCCTTCATCAAGAAGATCGCGAGCGGCAACCTGCGGGGTGCGGCCGTCGAGATCCTGGACGCGAACCCCATGGGGCATTCCTGCGCGCGGGCGTGTCCCGTGGAAGTGCTGTGCGAGGGCGCTTGCGTCATGAATGACCTGCAGCGGCGGCCGATCGAGATCGCGCGGCTGCAGCGGCACGCCACGGACTATGCGCTCGAGCGCGGGCTGCGCCTGTTCCACGCCGGCCCGGCCACGGGGCGGCGAGTCGCCATCGTGGGTGCCGGACCGGCCGGCCTTTCCTGCGCCCAGGACCTGCGCCGCCGGGGACACGACGTCATCATCTTCGAAGCGCGGGAGCTGCCGGGCGGGCTTAACACCTACGGCATCGCCGAATACAAGATGCGGCCGCCCACCGCGCTCGCCGAAGTGCAGATGGTGCTCGAGCTGGGCGCCGAGCTGCGCACAGGCGTTGTCGCCGGGCGGGACGTGAGTTTCCCGGAGCTGCTCGCCGAGTATGACGCTGTCTTCATCGGCATTGGCCTGGGCGACACCCGGCGCCTCCGCTTGCCGGGCGGGGAGCTCGAGGGCGTATGGGACGCCCTCTCCTTCATCCGCGCGCTCAAGCTCCGCCCCCGGCACGAAGTGCGCGTGGGAAGGCGCGTGCTCGTGATCGGCGCAGGCAACACCGCCATCGACGCCGCCACGCAGGCCAGGCGACTGGGCGCCGATCGCGTGCAGATCCTCTACCGCCGGGGTGAGGCGGAGATGTCGGCCTTCCATTACGAATACGAGCTGGCCAAAGCCGACGGCTGCGAGTTCCGCTGGAACACCCAGCCGGTGCGCATGCTGGGGAACAGCAGCGTCGAGGCCGTAGAATGCCTGCGCCTGGAGCGCGGCGCGCCTGTGCCCGGCAGCGAGCACCGCATCGATACGGACATGGTCATCGAGGCCATCGGCCAGGAGCCACACGAATCGGTGTTCGCCCGCATCCCGGGCGTTCTGTTCAGGGATGGACGTGTAGTGGCCGACCCGGCTACCGGCCAGACCTCGAACCCGAAAGTCTTCACCGGCGGCGACTGCAGGAACGGCGGTATGGAGATCGTGAACGCGGCCGCGGAAGGCAGGCGGGCCGCCGCGGCCATCGACCGCATGCTGTCGGGTTGA
- a CDS encoding biopolymer transporter ExbD → MAIQMGKTGRSDIADINMTPMIDVLLVLLVIFMVAQPLLQRSIDMQLPVEKQEQPAEPAPQIVLEIDAQGRYFVNTQPVGRRDLERRLHEIFDNRPDKVLFIKADGELIYQDVIEAMDVARGAGVKVLGSVLPT, encoded by the coding sequence ATGGCCATACAGATGGGGAAGACGGGCCGCTCGGACATAGCGGACATCAACATGACCCCCATGATCGACGTGCTGCTCGTGCTGCTCGTCATCTTCATGGTTGCCCAGCCGCTCCTCCAGCGCAGCATTGACATGCAGCTCCCGGTCGAGAAGCAGGAGCAGCCTGCGGAGCCGGCGCCGCAGATCGTGCTCGAGATCGATGCTCAGGGGCGCTACTTTGTCAACACCCAGCCGGTGGGGCGGCGGGACCTGGAGCGCCGTCTGCACGAGATCTTCGACAACCGGCCGGACAAGGTGCTGTTCATCAAGGCGGACGGGGAGCTGATTTATCAGGACGTGATCGAGGCGATGGATGTGGCCCGGGGCGCGGGCGTGAAGGTTCTCGGCTCGGTATTGCCGACGTAA
- a CDS encoding aspartate aminotransferase family protein, with translation MDADRLRQKQKEFLFPCVATYYQEPVVLTEGSGCVVRDADGREYLDFFGGILTVSLEHCHPEVVEAVHRQAERLGHTSTLYVTEPQVRVAERLARLTPGRLGKSFFTNSGTEADETAIMLAKMYTGQQEVIVLRHGYSGRSTLATSITGHAAWRLLPTQVPGIKHALSPYCYRCPLGLEYPSCGVKCAQDIEELIRTETNGRPAAFLAEPIQGVGGFITPPPEYFEIAVGIIRSYGGIFVCDEVQTGFGRTGDRWFGIEHWGVEPEIMTMAKGVANGLPVGVTIAAPEVADAWKGSTISTFGGSPVTMAAAAATLEVMEREDVPRRAAERGRQLRAHLEALKEKYPFIGDVRGMGLMQAVELVEDRETRKPAPKRTLALMEAAKRRGLLLGKGGLYGNVLRLAPPMLISAADVDEGARLLDQALAEVAEYAVV, from the coding sequence ATGGACGCTGACCGTCTGCGCCAGAAGCAGAAGGAGTTTCTCTTCCCCTGCGTGGCCACCTACTACCAGGAGCCGGTGGTGCTCACGGAGGGGAGCGGCTGCGTGGTGCGGGACGCGGACGGCCGCGAGTACCTGGATTTCTTTGGCGGGATCCTGACGGTCTCGCTCGAGCACTGTCACCCCGAGGTGGTCGAGGCAGTGCACCGGCAGGCGGAGCGGCTGGGGCACACCTCCACTCTCTATGTCACCGAGCCGCAGGTGCGTGTGGCCGAGCGACTGGCGCGCCTCACGCCCGGCCGACTGGGGAAGAGCTTCTTCACCAACAGCGGCACGGAGGCGGACGAGACGGCCATCATGCTGGCCAAGATGTACACCGGCCAGCAGGAAGTCATTGTGCTGCGCCACGGCTACTCCGGGCGCTCGACGCTGGCCACCAGCATCACCGGGCACGCCGCCTGGCGGCTGCTGCCCACGCAGGTGCCGGGCATCAAGCACGCGCTTTCGCCGTACTGCTACCGCTGCCCGCTGGGCCTCGAGTACCCCTCCTGCGGCGTGAAATGCGCCCAGGACATCGAGGAGCTGATCCGCACGGAGACCAACGGCCGGCCGGCCGCGTTCCTGGCCGAGCCGATCCAGGGTGTGGGCGGCTTCATCACGCCGCCGCCCGAGTACTTCGAGATCGCCGTTGGGATCATCCGCAGCTATGGCGGCATCTTCGTTTGCGACGAGGTGCAGACGGGCTTCGGCCGCACGGGTGACCGGTGGTTCGGCATCGAGCACTGGGGCGTCGAGCCCGAGATCATGACCATGGCGAAGGGCGTAGCCAATGGTCTGCCCGTGGGCGTGACGATCGCCGCGCCCGAGGTGGCGGACGCCTGGAAGGGTTCCACCATCTCGACCTTCGGCGGCAGCCCGGTCACCATGGCCGCCGCGGCCGCCACCCTCGAGGTGATGGAGCGTGAGGACGTGCCGCGGCGGGCGGCGGAGCGCGGCCGCCAGCTCCGCGCCCACCTCGAAGCGCTCAAGGAGAAGTACCCCTTTATTGGCGATGTGCGGGGCATGGGCCTCATGCAGGCCGTCGAGCTGGTCGAGGACCGAGAAACCAGGAAACCCGCGCCTAAGCGCACGCTCGCGCTCATGGAGGCGGCCAAACGGCGCGGTCTCTTGCTGGGCAAGGGCGGGCTGTACGGCAACGTGCTGCGCCTGGCTCCGCCCATGCTCATCTCCGCTGCCGACGTCGACGAGGGCGCCCGCCTGCTGGACCAGGCACTGGCGGAAGTCGCCGAGTACGCGGTGGTGTAG
- a CDS encoding NCS1 family nucleobase:cation symporter-1, translated as MEVMTRDAALVNRDLAPTAAAERTWSWWNFAALWIGMSICIPTYTLASSLVERGWSWQAAVASVILGNVVVLIPITLNAHAGARYGIPFPVLVRSSFGVVGANIPGLLRAGVACGWFGIQTWIGGWAIYTLLATIWPGIAGLPNLLPGWVGIDSAQFLCFLGFWALNLAIVLKGIHSIKVLESWASPFLLLVGLALLLWAWNAAGGFRPMLADSASAGETVRGGVGAVLGAGLTSAVAFWGTLALNIPDFSRYARSQKDQLLGQALGLPPTMALFAFIGAAVTAATVVIFGVRIADPIALLARVGGPGVVVLSMIGLVAATLTTNIAANVVAPAMGFSNVAPQRISFRTGALITALIGIAIMPWKLYNDAAAYIFTWLIGYGALLGPVAGIMIADYFLLRRQQLDLDDLFRRGGAYEYWGGINWVAIAALVLGIAPSLPGFLAALQFAPATPFFAGLYNWAWFVGFALAAAAYLLGMTALQPALRPVAQRGAAAD; from the coding sequence ATGGAAGTCATGACTCGCGACGCCGCGCTGGTCAACCGCGACCTGGCGCCCACCGCGGCGGCCGAGCGCACCTGGAGCTGGTGGAACTTCGCCGCGCTCTGGATCGGCATGTCCATCTGTATCCCGACGTATACCCTGGCCTCGAGCCTGGTCGAGCGCGGCTGGAGCTGGCAGGCCGCCGTCGCCAGCGTGATTCTCGGTAACGTCGTCGTCCTGATCCCCATCACCCTGAACGCTCACGCCGGTGCCCGCTACGGCATCCCGTTCCCGGTGCTGGTGCGCTCCTCTTTCGGCGTAGTGGGCGCGAACATTCCCGGACTGTTGCGCGCCGGCGTGGCCTGCGGCTGGTTCGGTATCCAGACCTGGATCGGCGGGTGGGCAATCTACACGCTGCTGGCGACGATCTGGCCAGGTATTGCCGGCCTGCCCAACCTGCTCCCCGGCTGGGTGGGCATTGACAGCGCTCAGTTCCTGTGTTTCCTCGGCTTCTGGGCACTGAACCTGGCCATTGTGCTCAAGGGGATCCACAGCATCAAGGTGCTCGAGAGCTGGGCCTCGCCCTTCCTGCTGCTGGTCGGACTGGCGCTGCTCCTCTGGGCCTGGAACGCCGCAGGCGGGTTCCGTCCCATGCTGGCCGACTCGGCGAGCGCAGGCGAGACCGTGCGCGGCGGCGTCGGCGCGGTGCTGGGCGCGGGACTCACTTCGGCGGTCGCGTTCTGGGGAACGCTGGCCCTGAACATCCCGGACTTTTCCCGCTACGCCCGCTCGCAGAAGGATCAGTTGCTGGGGCAGGCGCTGGGGCTGCCGCCCACCATGGCGCTCTTCGCGTTCATTGGCGCCGCCGTTACGGCCGCGACCGTGGTCATCTTCGGCGTACGGATAGCCGACCCCATTGCGCTGCTCGCGCGGGTGGGCGGGCCAGGCGTGGTCGTGCTATCCATGATCGGCCTGGTGGCCGCCACCCTGACCACGAACATTGCCGCCAACGTGGTCGCCCCGGCAATGGGTTTCAGCAACGTAGCGCCGCAGCGCATCTCGTTTCGCACCGGCGCGCTGATCACGGCGCTGATCGGCATCGCCATCATGCCCTGGAAGCTGTACAACGACGCGGCCGCCTACATCTTCACCTGGCTGATTGGTTACGGCGCGCTGTTGGGTCCGGTAGCCGGGATCATGATCGCCGATTACTTCTTGCTGCGCCGGCAGCAGCTCGATCTGGACGATCTGTTCCGCCGCGGCGGGGCCTACGAGTACTGGGGCGGCATCAACTGGGTGGCGATCGCCGCGCTGGTGTTGGGCATCGCGCCCAGCCTGCCCGGCTTCCTGGCCGCGCTCCAGTTCGCCCCCGCCACTCCCTTCTTTGCCGGCCTGTACAACTGGGCCTGGTTCGTCGGCTTCGCGCTTGCGGCCGCAGCTTACCTCCTGGGCATGACGGCGCTCCAGCCGGCGCTCCGGCCGGTGGCGCAGCGCGGCGCAGCAGCCGACTGA
- the hydA gene encoding dihydropyrimidinase, translating to MRTLIQNGTIVTATDHYHGDVLIQDERIELIGTHLDLQADRVIDASGRYVIPGGIDVHTHLDMPFGGTTSADDFETGTAAAAWGGTTSIIDFAIQYRGQTLQQAWENWMKKADGKAVIDYGFHMIITELSEQHEQEMDALVREGITSFKLFMAYPGVFMLDDATIFRALLRTAKNGGMICMHAENGGVIDVLVKRALAEGRTAPKYHALTRPARAEAEATHRAIALAEMADVPIYIVHLSAAEALEMVTEARGRGIPAYAETCPQYLFLSYDNYEEGGFEGAKYVMSPPLRPRETQARLWRGLAYNDLQVISTDHCPFCMKEQKELGVGDFSKIPNGAPGIETRMSLVYDGGVGAGRITLNRFVELTSTAPAKIFGLFPRKGTIAPGSDADIVVFDAQREQTLSAQSHHMRVDYNPYEGRVVKGVPEVVLSRGQAVIEQGKFVGRPGAGQFLRRAARSM from the coding sequence ATGCGTACTCTCATCCAAAACGGCACGATCGTCACCGCCACGGACCATTACCACGGCGACGTCCTGATCCAGGACGAGCGGATCGAGCTGATCGGCACACACCTCGACCTCCAGGCCGACAGGGTGATCGACGCTTCGGGCAGGTATGTCATACCCGGCGGGATTGACGTGCACACCCACCTGGACATGCCCTTCGGCGGCACGACCTCCGCCGATGACTTCGAGACCGGCACGGCTGCCGCCGCCTGGGGCGGCACCACCTCGATCATCGACTTCGCCATCCAGTACCGCGGCCAGACGCTGCAGCAGGCGTGGGAGAACTGGATGAAGAAGGCGGATGGCAAGGCGGTGATCGATTACGGCTTTCATATGATCATCACGGAGCTTTCCGAACAGCACGAGCAGGAAATGGATGCGCTGGTCCGCGAAGGCATTACCTCGTTCAAGCTGTTCATGGCGTATCCGGGCGTGTTCATGCTGGATGACGCGACCATCTTCCGCGCCCTGCTGCGCACGGCGAAGAACGGCGGCATGATCTGCATGCACGCCGAGAACGGCGGCGTCATCGATGTACTGGTGAAGCGCGCGCTGGCCGAGGGAAGGACCGCACCCAAGTACCACGCGCTCACGCGGCCGGCCCGGGCCGAGGCCGAGGCGACGCACCGCGCCATCGCACTGGCCGAGATGGCCGACGTGCCCATCTACATTGTGCATCTCTCGGCCGCGGAAGCGCTCGAGATGGTGACCGAGGCGCGGGGCCGCGGCATCCCTGCCTATGCCGAGACCTGCCCGCAGTACCTTTTCCTCTCCTACGACAACTACGAGGAAGGCGGGTTCGAGGGCGCCAAGTACGTGATGAGCCCGCCGCTCCGGCCCCGGGAGACGCAGGCCAGGCTGTGGCGCGGGCTGGCGTATAATGACCTGCAGGTGATCTCCACCGACCACTGCCCCTTCTGCATGAAGGAGCAGAAGGAGCTCGGAGTGGGGGATTTCAGCAAGATCCCGAACGGCGCGCCCGGCATCGAGACGCGCATGAGCCTGGTCTACGATGGCGGCGTGGGCGCCGGGCGCATCACGCTCAACCGCTTCGTCGAGCTCACCTCGACGGCGCCGGCCAAGATCTTCGGCCTCTTCCCGCGCAAGGGCACGATTGCGCCGGGATCCGATGCCGACATCGTAGTGTTCGACGCCCAGCGCGAGCAGACGCTTTCCGCGCAGAGCCATCACATGCGCGTGGACTACAACCCCTACGAGGGTCGGGTGGTCAAGGGCGTGCCGGAGGTGGTGCTCTCGCGTGGCCAGGCGGTGATCGAGCAGGGGAAGTTCGTGGGCCGGCCGGGCGCGGGTCAGTTCCTGCGCCGGGCTGCACGGAGCATGTAG
- a CDS encoding acyltransferase produces the protein MPRNVVGGLIQMSLPDLPADAPVAQVRDAMIEKHLPLIREAGQRGVQLLCLQELFYGPYFCPSQDARWCDIAEPVPGPTTERMAELARQYAMVMVVPVYEREMAGVYYNTAAVLDADGSFLGKYRKTHIPHTAGFWEKYFFKPGNLGYPVFHARYADVGVYICYDRHFPEGARILGLRGAEVVFNPSATVAGLSQYLWKLEQPAHAVANGYFMGCINRVGSEAPWNIGEFYGSSYFVDPRGNSLAVGSEDADELVIAALDLDMIEEVRRVWQFYRDRRPETYEDMVKALP, from the coding sequence ATGCCTCGCAACGTAGTCGGCGGCTTGATCCAGATGTCGCTGCCGGACCTGCCGGCGGACGCGCCGGTGGCGCAGGTCCGCGATGCCATGATCGAGAAGCACCTCCCCCTGATCCGGGAAGCGGGCCAGCGCGGCGTCCAGCTTCTGTGCCTGCAGGAGCTGTTCTACGGCCCGTACTTCTGCCCCAGCCAGGACGCGCGCTGGTGCGACATTGCCGAGCCAGTGCCCGGCCCCACCACGGAACGGATGGCGGAGCTGGCGCGCCAGTACGCCATGGTGATGGTCGTGCCGGTGTACGAGCGGGAGATGGCAGGCGTCTACTACAACACCGCGGCCGTGCTCGATGCGGATGGCAGCTTTCTGGGCAAGTACCGCAAGACGCACATTCCCCACACGGCCGGCTTCTGGGAGAAATATTTCTTCAAGCCCGGCAACCTGGGCTACCCGGTGTTCCACGCGCGCTACGCGGACGTGGGCGTCTACATCTGCTATGATCGCCACTTCCCCGAGGGTGCGCGCATCCTGGGACTGCGCGGCGCCGAGGTGGTGTTCAACCCATCGGCAACCGTGGCGGGACTGTCGCAGTACCTGTGGAAGCTGGAGCAGCCGGCGCATGCCGTGGCCAACGGCTACTTCATGGGGTGCATCAACCGGGTGGGCAGCGAGGCGCCGTGGAACATCGGCGAGTTCTACGGCAGCAGCTACTTTGTCGACCCGCGGGGCAACTCCCTGGCGGTAGGTTCGGAGGACGCCGACGAGCTGGTCATCGCTGCCCTGGACCTGGACATGATCGAGGAGGTCCGTCGAGTCTGGCAGTTCTACCGCGACCGCCGGCCCGAGACGTACGAGGACATGGTGAAGGCGTTGCCCTGA
- a CDS encoding isoprenylcysteine carboxylmethyltransferase family protein — translation MFALARALIYASLFVGIVLVFLPAQVLEAEGLTRPAAFGPAQIAGLGMLAAGAALVLTCIFSFAFIGRGTPAPFDAPRRLVVWGPYRWVRNPMYAGVVLALLGATLFLQSPGLLAFTVAFWVIVHLFVLVYEEPTLGRLFGEEYEKYRQQVPRWVPAVKGKA, via the coding sequence ATGTTCGCGCTCGCCCGAGCGCTCATCTACGCGAGCTTGTTTGTCGGCATAGTGCTGGTTTTCCTTCCGGCCCAGGTGCTGGAGGCGGAGGGGCTCACCCGACCGGCGGCGTTCGGCCCGGCGCAGATCGCCGGGCTCGGCATGCTCGCGGCCGGCGCGGCGCTGGTGCTGACCTGCATCTTCAGTTTCGCGTTCATCGGGCGGGGCACGCCGGCGCCGTTCGACGCGCCGCGACGGCTAGTCGTCTGGGGACCTTACCGGTGGGTCCGCAACCCCATGTACGCCGGCGTGGTCCTGGCCTTGTTGGGGGCGACCCTGTTCCTCCAGTCTCCAGGCTTGCTCGCGTTTACGGTGGCCTTCTGGGTCATCGTGCACCTGTTCGTCCTCGTCTACGAGGAGCCGACGCTCGGGCGGCTGTTCGGCGAAGAGTACGAAAAGTATCGGCAGCAGGTGCCGAGGTGGGTGCCGGCTGTGAAGGGGAAGGCTTGA